One window from the genome of Magnolia sinica isolate HGM2019 chromosome 4, MsV1, whole genome shotgun sequence encodes:
- the LOC131244345 gene encoding EPIDERMAL PATTERNING FACTOR-like protein 1, giving the protein MRWFCNIALAVMFLRFVLSCSIHGWPTADSPGLALDDEEMRLGSTPPSCHNRCNECNPCMAVQVPTLPAHDGFVEPSSQSSIPTDTLSSSIGNLYSNYKPLAWKCECRDHLFNP; this is encoded by the exons ATGAGATGGTTCTGCAACATAGCCTTAGCTGTAATGTTCCTCCGTTTTGTTCTGTCATGTAGCATCCATGGATGGCCCACTGCCGATTCTCCG GGATTGGCATTGGATGATGAAGAGATGCGGTTGGGTTCCACCCCACCAAGCTGCCACAACCGGTGCAACGAGTGCAACCCGTGCATGGCAGTGCAGGTTCCAACACTGCCAGCTCACGACGGCTTTGTCGAACCCAGCTCGCAGAGTTCAATTCCTACGGACACACTATCGTCTTCGATTGGCAATCTATATTCAAATTACAAGCCGTTGGCGTGGAAATGCGAATGTCGGGATCACCTTTTCAATCCGTAG